One Chordicoccus furentiruminis DNA window includes the following coding sequences:
- a CDS encoding BsuBI/PstI family type II restriction endonuclease — translation MDKVSEAKIFLKSFGMPGKQQSDIAAYTLLTLAHMKPSDHWNDATNDWIRIHDVLQFTGENYGKIYAENTREAIRKECMHQFRESALIEDNGQATNSPNYRYRITDESLKLIRDFDSSRWERSLERFRLYHQSLIDKYTSRKAMEMMPVRINGKELNFSPGKHNALQRAILEQFAPRFAPGCECLYVGDTIRKDLIKDVSKLKSLGFEITLHDKMPDVVLYRQDKDWIYFVEAVTSVGPMSPQRIIEIQDMTKNVKSGKIFVTAFQDRDVYKKFSSDLAWETEVWISDFPDHMIHLNGDKFLGPRMT, via the coding sequence ATGGATAAAGTCAGTGAAGCGAAGATTTTCTTAAAATCCTTCGGCATGCCCGGGAAACAACAGTCAGATATTGCGGCTTACACTCTTCTGACGCTGGCACATATGAAGCCATCTGATCATTGGAATGATGCCACAAACGATTGGATTCGAATACATGATGTGCTGCAATTCACAGGAGAAAACTATGGAAAGATTTATGCCGAAAACACGCGTGAAGCCATTCGCAAGGAGTGTATGCATCAGTTCAGGGAAAGCGCATTGATAGAAGACAATGGACAAGCTACAAACAGTCCCAATTATCGTTATCGGATCACGGACGAATCATTGAAACTGATTCGTGACTTTGATTCGTCAAGATGGGAACGATCGTTGGAAAGATTCAGACTGTATCATCAGTCGCTGATTGATAAATATACAAGCAGGAAAGCGATGGAAATGATGCCTGTCCGAATCAATGGGAAAGAACTGAACTTCAGTCCCGGCAAGCACAATGCATTGCAAAGAGCGATTCTTGAACAGTTCGCTCCGCGTTTTGCGCCCGGATGCGAATGTCTCTATGTTGGAGATACGATCCGGAAAGACCTGATAAAAGATGTCAGCAAACTGAAATCACTGGGCTTTGAAATTACTTTGCATGACAAAATGCCGGATGTTGTTTTATACAGGCAGGACAAGGACTGGATCTATTTTGTGGAAGCGGTCACAAGTGTAGGACCAATGAGCCCTCAACGAATCATCGAAATTCAGGATATGACGAAAAATGTGAAATCCGGAAAGATTTTTGTGACAGCTTTTCAGGATCGTGACGTATACAAAAAGTTCAGCTCTGATTTGGCATGGGAGACAGAAGTTTGGATTTCAGATTTTCCTGACCATATGATTCATCTGAACGGAGATAAGTTTCTGGGGCCGCGAATGACCTGA
- a CDS encoding Eco57I restriction-modification methylase domain-containing protein, translating into MLDYILFQTADFLEKMPKTVRKKKGQFFTSKETAVFMASMFDLSNIGIHVDILDPGAGTGILSAALVDRMIDENRVKSISLTCYENDQDVLPVLHHNLRYIKEHSPIDFSFAVHEDDYILSQADDFERTLFAGKALEKYDLVIGNPPYLRIGRNDPAAMAMPTVVYGAPNMYFLFASMSLFNLKPGCEMVYIIPRSWTSGEYFKTFRRYFLDEGKLEQIHLFVSRDKVFNQEQVLQETMIIKVRKEKKAPAYVKISSTQTNDDFNEIEEINVPYNAIVSGDRLYVYLPTSQKDVEVIKMINRYTKTLPDEGLKMHTGIVVDFRQWKELKKEPGEHILPLFYSQNIKDGRVNHNPTGKEYDWIADSKPGLIQKNQNYVFCKRFTAKEERRRLQCGIYLAKDFSQYKFIGTQNKINYIDRVDREEMSAPLTYGIYALLNSTLFDLFYRILNGSTQVNSTEINHIPVPPIADIEEIGKQLLDAEDLSTETCDRILKGAAYHG; encoded by the coding sequence ATGCTTGACTATATCCTGTTTCAGACGGCGGATTTTCTTGAAAAAATGCCAAAGACTGTCAGAAAGAAAAAAGGACAGTTTTTTACTTCAAAGGAAACGGCTGTCTTCATGGCCTCTATGTTTGATCTTTCAAATATAGGAATCCATGTTGACATTCTGGATCCCGGAGCAGGGACAGGTATCCTCTCGGCCGCTTTGGTTGATCGTATGATTGACGAGAACAGAGTGAAATCAATCTCCTTAACGTGTTATGAGAACGATCAGGATGTATTGCCTGTTCTGCATCATAATTTGCGATACATAAAGGAGCATTCGCCGATAGACTTCTCGTTTGCTGTCCATGAAGATGACTATATTTTGTCTCAGGCAGATGATTTTGAAAGAACTCTATTTGCTGGGAAGGCACTTGAAAAATATGATTTGGTCATTGGAAATCCGCCTTATCTCAGGATCGGACGGAATGATCCGGCGGCAATGGCCATGCCAACGGTCGTCTACGGAGCCCCAAACATGTATTTCCTTTTTGCTTCCATGTCTTTATTTAATCTGAAACCGGGCTGTGAGATGGTTTATATCATTCCCCGCAGCTGGACATCCGGTGAGTATTTCAAAACATTCAGAAGGTATTTCCTGGATGAAGGAAAGCTGGAGCAAATCCATTTATTTGTGAGCAGGGATAAGGTTTTCAATCAGGAACAGGTTCTTCAGGAGACCATGATCATAAAGGTCAGGAAAGAAAAAAAAGCACCTGCATACGTAAAGATTTCATCGACGCAGACGAATGATGATTTTAATGAAATCGAAGAAATCAATGTTCCATACAATGCGATTGTTTCGGGCGATCGCTTATATGTGTATCTTCCGACATCACAGAAAGATGTCGAAGTAATTAAAATGATAAACCGATACACTAAGACGCTGCCGGACGAAGGCCTGAAAATGCATACAGGTATCGTCGTCGATTTTCGCCAATGGAAAGAATTAAAAAAGGAACCCGGCGAGCATATCCTGCCGCTATTTTATAGCCAGAACATAAAAGACGGACGGGTAAATCATAATCCTACAGGAAAAGAGTACGATTGGATCGCAGATTCAAAACCGGGACTGATACAGAAAAATCAGAATTATGTATTTTGCAAACGATTTACGGCTAAAGAGGAACGCCGCAGGCTGCAATGTGGGATTTATCTGGCGAAAGATTTTTCACAGTATAAATTCATAGGAACACAAAATAAAATAAATTATATTGACAGGGTGGACAGGGAAGAGATGAGCGCACCCCTGACTTATGGCATATATGCATTGCTTAACTCTACCTTGTTTGATCTGTTTTATCGGATTTTGAACGGCAGTACGCAGGTGAACAGTACGGAAATAAACCACATTCCGGTCCCGCCGATTGCGGATATAGAGGAAATCGGAAAACAGCTTCTTGATGCTGAGGATCTGTCAACAGAAACATGTGACAGGATATTGAAAGGAGCCGCATATCATGGATAA
- a CDS encoding uracil-xanthine permease family protein, which produces MSYQKKAIGDSPVYDARVLGKGRMAVLGLQHMFAMFGATVLVPVLTGLPVSTTLLFAGLGTLLFHLISKRKVPAFLGSSFAFLAGYAAIAPHGEENLLPYACFGVAVAGLMYLVLAALFRAFGANRVMRYFPPIVTGPIIIAIGLNLSKSAVDNCETNWGIALVAIVVIIICNIWGRGMIKIIPIIMGVLASYLVAALTGNVDFAPVAKAAWIGSPVIWKDTVFGLLASGHADRGLLLTSVITILPISFATMMEHIGDISAISSTVGKNFIQDPGLHRTLTGDGLATVVASLFGAPANTTYGENTGVLTLTRVYDPRVIRLAAVYAVLLSFCPKFAAIIEVMPAATMGGISLVLYGMISAVGVRNIVETRVDFTKSRNVIIAALILVLSIGINYSASGAITFKAGALTIGLSGLAVGSLVGILLNAILPGKDYRFQDDEPNDTGVDLQIQQGETLTEVKERVTKSRKLAEERAERQTERDREE; this is translated from the coding sequence ATGAGTTATCAGAAGAAAGCGATCGGAGACAGTCCGGTCTACGACGCAAGAGTGCTGGGAAAGGGGCGGATGGCCGTTCTCGGACTGCAGCATATGTTCGCGATGTTCGGCGCCACGGTGCTGGTGCCGGTGCTGACAGGACTGCCGGTTTCGACGACGCTGCTGTTCGCCGGACTCGGAACACTGCTTTTTCATCTGATTTCCAAACGGAAGGTGCCCGCGTTCCTCGGATCGTCCTTCGCGTTTCTTGCCGGCTACGCGGCGATTGCGCCGCACGGCGAGGAAAATCTGCTGCCTTACGCCTGCTTCGGCGTCGCGGTGGCGGGGCTGATGTATCTGGTGCTGGCCGCGCTCTTCAGGGCCTTCGGCGCGAACCGTGTCATGCGGTACTTTCCGCCGATCGTCACCGGGCCGATCATCATTGCCATCGGACTGAACCTGTCGAAGTCGGCGGTCGATAACTGTGAGACCAACTGGGGCATCGCGCTGGTCGCCATCGTGGTGATCATCATCTGCAATATCTGGGGACGCGGGATGATCAAGATCATCCCGATCATCATGGGCGTGCTCGCGTCCTATCTGGTCGCCGCACTCACCGGCAACGTGGATTTCGCTCCGGTGGCGAAGGCCGCGTGGATCGGCTCGCCGGTCATCTGGAAGGATACGGTGTTCGGCCTTCTCGCAAGCGGACATGCGGACCGGGGTCTGCTGCTGACGTCCGTGATCACGATTCTTCCGATTTCCTTCGCGACGATGATGGAGCATATCGGCGATATCTCGGCGATCTCCTCAACCGTCGGAAAGAACTTCATTCAGGATCCGGGACTGCACCGGACGCTGACCGGCGACGGGCTGGCGACGGTGGTCGCTTCGCTCTTCGGCGCGCCGGCCAATACGACCTACGGCGAGAATACCGGCGTGCTGACGCTGACCCGTGTCTATGACCCGAGGGTGATCCGCCTCGCCGCCGTCTACGCGGTGCTGCTGTCCTTCTGCCCGAAGTTCGCGGCGATCATCGAGGTGATGCCGGCCGCGACGATGGGCGGCATCTCGCTGGTCCTTTACGGCATGATTTCCGCGGTCGGCGTGCGGAACATCGTTGAGACACGCGTGGATTTCACGAAGAGCCGCAATGTCATCATCGCGGCGCTGATTCTTGTCCTTTCCATCGGCATCAACTATTCAGCTTCCGGCGCCATCACGTTCAAGGCCGGCGCTCTGACGATCGGGCTTTCCGGACTTGCGGTGGGTTCTCTCGTCGGCATCCTTCTGAATGCGATCCTGCCGGGGAAGGATTACCGCTTCCAGGACGATGAGCCCAACGACACCGGTGTCGATCTGCAGATCCAGCAGGGCGAGACACTGACGGAGGTGAAGGAACGCGTGACGAAGTCCAGAAAGCTGGCGGAGGAGCGCGCGGAGCGCCAGACGGAACGGGACCGGGAGGAATAA
- a CDS encoding PrsW family intramembrane metalloprotease — MMFFLMPIGWILFIYISAAVIPAVFLMRYIYQMDTVEKEPPELLWSLAGQGVIAALISIVLEMIGEAILNHSKISSGSPTYVILLAFLVVAAAEEGSKYVLLYRRTWNDPNFNYRFDGVVYAAFVSLGFAAFENVKYVFDYGLTVAFPRAILSIPGHLGFAVVFGCFYGRARLCADRGERGRSAVNLAAGYLLAVFLHGFYDSCAMIGTGLSTVVFVLFVAVMYIVVFQLLRHESRTDEPV, encoded by the coding sequence ATGATGTTTTTTCTGATGCCGATCGGCTGGATTCTGTTCATCTACATCTCAGCGGCCGTGATCCCCGCAGTCTTTCTGATGCGCTATATCTATCAGATGGATACCGTGGAGAAGGAGCCGCCGGAACTGCTCTGGTCCCTTGCGGGACAGGGCGTGATCGCAGCCCTCATCTCCATCGTGCTCGAGATGATCGGCGAGGCGATTCTCAATCACTCGAAGATCAGCAGCGGCAGTCCGACTTATGTGATCCTTCTCGCCTTTCTGGTCGTGGCAGCGGCGGAAGAAGGTTCTAAATATGTGCTGCTTTACAGGCGGACGTGGAACGACCCGAACTTCAACTACCGCTTCGACGGCGTCGTGTACGCGGCGTTCGTCTCGCTGGGCTTCGCGGCCTTCGAGAACGTCAAATATGTCTTCGATTACGGTCTCACGGTGGCGTTTCCGCGGGCGATCCTTTCGATTCCCGGCCATCTCGGCTTCGCCGTTGTGTTCGGCTGTTTCTACGGCCGGGCGCGTCTCTGCGCGGACCGCGGGGAACGCGGCAGGTCGGCGGTCAATCTCGCAGCAGGATATCTGCTCGCCGTCTTTCTTCACGGTTTCTATGATTCCTGTGCGATGATCGGAACGGGGCTTTCCACTGTGGTGTTCGTTCTGTTTGTCGCGGTGATGTATATTGTGGTTTTTCAGCTGCTCAGGCATGAGTCCCGGACAGATGAGCCAGTCTGA
- a CDS encoding RluA family pseudouridine synthase, producing the protein MAARALVFTARKQDTGRTVGDVIRKEFGLVAHDFARAKYRTENGITVDGKPAMANRRLTAGETLTVLLEDGEPGRIIPARGPLSVLYEDEDVIAVDKPAGMVVHPSHGHFADTLANYLAQYFLDRGEPHEIRPAGRLDKDTSGVLLFGKSRTACAHLAAGASRNKQYLALASGVFANPEGTVRAPISREYEEKIRRVVRPDGAEAVTHYRVLRQYADCALLTLTLETGRTHQIRVHMAYLGHPLLGDPIYGSGVLLPEQCTGRTMEAYPAQLRLTDGERAERIRANRGFVRTALHAWRVTFLQPFSREPVAVTAPLPADFRRVIAEEGDDFRLVREEGTVRSGLTAFRPHS; encoded by the coding sequence ATGGCGGCGAGAGCGCTTGTCTTTACGGCGCGTAAGCAGGATACGGGACGAACGGTGGGCGACGTGATCCGGAAGGAATTCGGACTCGTCGCTCATGATTTCGCCCGGGCAAAATACAGGACGGAGAACGGTATCACGGTGGACGGGAAGCCTGCGATGGCGAACCGCCGTCTGACGGCGGGCGAGACGCTGACGGTTCTGCTTGAGGACGGGGAACCGGGCCGGATTATACCCGCGCGGGGGCCGCTTTCGGTGCTTTACGAGGATGAGGACGTGATCGCGGTCGATAAACCGGCCGGGATGGTCGTGCATCCTTCCCATGGGCATTTTGCCGATACGCTGGCCAATTATCTCGCGCAGTATTTCCTCGATCGGGGAGAACCGCATGAGATCCGGCCGGCTGGCCGGCTCGACAAGGATACCAGCGGTGTGCTGCTTTTCGGCAAGAGCCGGACCGCCTGTGCGCATCTTGCGGCCGGCGCATCCCGGAACAAGCAGTATCTGGCGCTGGCGTCGGGCGTTTTTGCCAATCCGGAGGGGACGGTCCGCGCTCCGATCAGCCGCGAGTATGAGGAGAAAATCCGCCGGGTGGTGCGTCCGGATGGAGCGGAGGCGGTGACGCATTACCGCGTGCTCAGACAGTACGCGGACTGTGCGCTGCTGACGCTCACGCTGGAGACCGGCAGGACGCATCAGATCCGGGTGCACATGGCCTATCTGGGGCATCCGCTGCTGGGCGATCCGATCTATGGAAGCGGCGTTCTTCTGCCGGAGCAGTGCACCGGCCGGACGATGGAAGCCTATCCCGCCCAGCTGAGACTCACGGACGGGGAGCGGGCGGAGCGGATCCGGGCGAACCGGGGATTTGTGCGCACGGCGCTTCACGCCTGGCGGGTGACATTCCTTCAGCCGTTCTCCCGTGAGCCGGTTGCGGTGACGGCGCCTTTGCCGGCTGATTTCCGACGCGTAATTGCGGAGGAGGGAGATGATTTCCGGCTTGTCCGGGAGGAAGGAACCGTCCGTTCCGGGTTGACAGCGTTCCGTCCGCATAGTTAA
- a CDS encoding folylpolyglutamate synthase/dihydrofolate synthase family protein, with protein MMNAEEAIAYIRTYSGEAGRPGLSRIRELLHRMGNPQNRLRFVHVAGGSGRGPACTALESVFRSAGYTTGLLLASSDSVRLSGRIRTDGCPIPDGDLAHVTEETAVLADAMEEHPTESELSTALAIQYFAEQGCEIVLLGAGMGGETDSTNVIDRPDAVLIMDFGPERTEDPEASRMETAEANAAVIKQGCTAVCYPVSPEANRLFRGRCAAMYAGYAEADLSALEPAERETEGQPFLWRGREIVIPDDLRPGDAAVVLTAAETLRGLGWELPAAAVREGLRTVHRSAQSPEPAGAVTEENGETSGENIETPEENGGAPEANGGETEENGDATEENSRAAEKDGKDRKV; from the coding sequence ATGATGAACGCAGAAGAAGCGATCGCTTATATCAGAACATACAGCGGGGAGGCCGGGCGCCCCGGCCTTTCCCGGATCCGCGAGCTGCTGCACAGAATGGGCAATCCGCAGAACCGGCTTCGGTTTGTTCATGTGGCGGGCGGAAGCGGCAGAGGGCCGGCCTGCACGGCGCTGGAATCCGTTTTCCGCAGCGCCGGTTATACCACCGGTTTGCTGCTGGCTTCGTCGGATTCCGTCCGGCTCAGCGGGCGGATCCGGACGGACGGCTGTCCGATCCCGGACGGTGATCTGGCGCATGTCACGGAGGAGACGGCCGTGCTGGCCGACGCCATGGAAGAGCATCCCACGGAGTCGGAGCTTTCCACAGCCCTTGCGATTCAGTATTTTGCGGAGCAGGGATGTGAAATCGTGCTCCTTGGGGCTGGCATGGGCGGAGAGACGGACAGCACCAACGTCATCGACCGTCCTGACGCGGTTCTGATCATGGATTTCGGACCGGAGCGGACGGAAGATCCGGAGGCATCACGGATGGAGACGGCGGAGGCGAACGCCGCTGTCATCAAACAGGGCTGCACGGCCGTCTGCTATCCGGTGAGTCCCGAGGCGAACCGGCTGTTCCGAGGCCGCTGCGCCGCGATGTATGCAGGTTATGCGGAGGCGGATCTTTCCGCTCTGGAGCCGGCGGAGAGGGAAACGGAGGGTCAGCCGTTTCTCTGGCGCGGACGGGAGATTGTCATTCCGGATGATCTTCGTCCGGGCGACGCGGCTGTTGTCCTCACCGCAGCGGAGACGCTTCGCGGTCTGGGATGGGAGCTGCCCGCAGCCGCTGTACGGGAGGGACTCCGGACAGTGCACCGCTCCGCGCAGTCTCCGGAGCCGGCCGGCGCAGTGACGGAAGAGAACGGCGAAACATCGGGAGAGAATATTGAAACGCCGGAAGAAAACGGCGGAGCGCCGGAAGCAAACGGCGGCGAAACCGAAGAAAACGGCGACGCAACGGAAGAGAACAGCCGGGCGGCGGAAAAAGACGGGAAAGATCGTAAGGTCTGA
- a CDS encoding xylulokinase: MGAKETIEEGRTALGIEFGSTRIKAVLTDYDGSVLAVGFHDWENALVDGIWTYSLADIHDGLRDCYASMKKQAEAQYGVRLTRVGAIGISAMMHGYMAFDREGQLLTPFQTWRNSNTQKAADELTELFDFNIPLRWTIAHLYQCILDGEEHVKDLDFVTTLASYVHWKLTGRRATGIGDAAGIFPIDSETLDYDASMMERFDRLIAPKGYVWTTRGILPKILTAGEAAGMLTEEGASLLDASGELEAGIPLCPPEGDAGTGMVATNSVAPRTGNVSAGTSTFAMIVLEKKLSRLYREIDMVTTPTGFPVAMSHANNGTSDLNAWVGLFGEFAKLTGHPADMGELYTKLYTNSLNGDPDCGGLLAYGYLSGEGVTHINEGRPLFARTPDASFTLANFMRAHLYTSLGAVKMGLDILMKDEKVRVDRILGHGGFFKTPGVGQRYLAAAVNAPVTCMDTASEGGPWGMALLAAYMIDGKKERRLEDFLTKRIFAHQSGTTVRPDPKDVEGFETFMKHYRDGLAAEKAAVESMRW; this comes from the coding sequence ATGGGAGCGAAGGAAACAATCGAAGAGGGACGGACCGCCCTCGGAATAGAGTTCGGTTCGACAAGAATCAAGGCCGTGCTGACGGACTATGACGGAAGCGTGCTGGCCGTCGGATTTCATGACTGGGAAAATGCACTCGTCGACGGGATCTGGACCTACAGTCTCGCCGACATCCACGACGGACTCCGCGACTGCTACGCGTCCATGAAGAAGCAGGCGGAGGCACAGTACGGTGTCAGGCTGACAAGGGTCGGCGCGATCGGGATCAGCGCCATGATGCACGGCTATATGGCCTTTGACCGGGAAGGGCAGCTGCTGACTCCGTTCCAGACATGGCGGAACAGCAACACGCAGAAGGCGGCCGACGAGCTGACGGAGCTGTTTGATTTCAACATTCCGCTCCGCTGGACCATCGCCCATCTCTATCAGTGCATTCTCGACGGCGAGGAGCATGTGAAGGATCTGGATTTCGTCACTACGCTGGCTTCGTATGTGCACTGGAAGCTGACCGGGCGGAGAGCCACGGGGATCGGCGACGCGGCCGGTATCTTCCCGATCGATTCGGAGACGCTTGACTATGACGCATCCATGATGGAACGCTTTGACAGGCTGATCGCGCCGAAGGGGTATGTCTGGACGACCCGCGGGATTCTGCCGAAGATTCTGACCGCGGGCGAGGCGGCCGGGATGCTGACGGAGGAAGGCGCGTCGCTTCTCGACGCGTCAGGCGAGCTCGAGGCGGGCATCCCGCTCTGCCCGCCGGAGGGCGACGCGGGCACCGGCATGGTGGCGACCAACTCCGTCGCGCCGCGCACCGGCAATGTATCCGCCGGCACGTCCACCTTTGCGATGATCGTGCTGGAGAAGAAGCTGAGCCGTCTCTACCGCGAGATTGACATGGTCACGACGCCGACCGGCTTTCCGGTGGCGATGTCCCACGCGAACAACGGCACATCGGATCTGAACGCGTGGGTCGGGCTGTTCGGGGAGTTCGCGAAGCTGACGGGTCATCCGGCGGATATGGGAGAGCTGTACACGAAGCTCTACACCAATTCCCTGAACGGCGATCCGGACTGCGGCGGGCTGCTCGCCTACGGCTACCTGTCCGGTGAGGGCGTGACGCATATCAATGAGGGCCGGCCGCTCTTCGCGAGGACGCCGGACGCTTCCTTCACGCTGGCGAATTTCATGCGGGCTCATCTCTACACATCACTGGGCGCGGTCAAGATGGGACTCGACATCCTGATGAAGGATGAGAAGGTCCGGGTCGACCGGATCCTCGGCCACGGCGGCTTCTTCAAGACGCCGGGCGTGGGGCAGCGGTATCTTGCGGCGGCTGTCAACGCGCCGGTGACCTGTATGGATACGGCCAGCGAAGGCGGCCCGTGGGGCATGGCGCTCCTCGCGGCGTATATGATCGACGGAAAGAAGGAGAGACGGCTCGAGGACTTCCTGACGAAGCGGATCTTCGCCCATCAGTCCGGGACGACGGTCAGGCCGGATCCGAAGGACGTCGAAGGCTTCGAGACTTTCATGAAGCATTATCGGGACGGGCTCGCCGCGGAGAAGGCGGCGGTCGAGTCGATGCGCTGGTAA
- a CDS encoding GntR family transcriptional regulator: MADQEAKYLKIIDWVKQEIAGGLLQSGDRLPSEKELSDRFGLSRQTVRHATGELERQHIVTRVQGSGTYVGGIRQPVREPKYMSIAVLSTFYESYIFPPTLKGIERVLSKNGYAMQVSFTDNRVTREREMLRQILEKDSVDGLIVEPAKSALPNPNLEMYQEIRRRNIPMIFFNARYPQIDAPCVRIDDRSVARQAVQLLFDAGHRRIGGIFKSDDGQGPLRYAGYMDAMLSGGGETHQRQVVWVDTPMTSKLSDLGDYLFERLGDCTACLCYNDEVAYQLVELALRRGIRVPEDLSVVGIDDSYLAGVGRVPLTSFPHPKEQLGRKVASNLMQMLRQPVFDGSCLFGSEPVYRDSVWDLRRQRIYRGPDTAEKDG; the protein is encoded by the coding sequence ATGGCCGACCAGGAAGCGAAATATCTGAAAATCATCGACTGGGTGAAGCAGGAGATCGCGGGCGGGCTGCTGCAGAGCGGCGACCGGCTCCCCAGCGAGAAGGAGCTGAGCGACCGGTTCGGACTCAGCCGTCAGACGGTTCGTCACGCTACCGGCGAGCTGGAGCGGCAGCATATCGTCACCCGGGTGCAGGGAAGCGGCACGTACGTCGGCGGGATCCGGCAGCCTGTTCGTGAGCCGAAGTATATGAGCATCGCGGTGCTCAGCACGTTTTACGAGAGCTATATCTTCCCGCCGACGCTCAAGGGCATCGAGCGGGTGCTCTCGAAGAACGGCTACGCGATGCAGGTCTCGTTCACGGACAACAGAGTGACGCGGGAGCGGGAGATGCTCCGGCAGATCCTCGAGAAGGACAGTGTGGACGGTCTGATCGTGGAGCCGGCGAAGAGCGCGCTGCCGAATCCGAATCTGGAGATGTATCAGGAGATCAGGCGGAGAAATATCCCGATGATTTTCTTTAACGCCCGATATCCCCAGATCGACGCGCCCTGCGTGCGGATCGACGACCGGTCGGTCGCCCGTCAGGCGGTGCAGCTGCTGTTTGACGCGGGGCACAGGCGGATCGGCGGCATCTTCAAGTCGGACGACGGGCAGGGCCCGCTCCGCTACGCCGGCTACATGGACGCGATGCTCAGCGGGGGCGGGGAGACGCACCAGCGGCAGGTGGTATGGGTCGATACGCCGATGACATCGAAGCTGAGCGATCTCGGCGATTACCTGTTCGAGCGGCTCGGAGACTGCACGGCATGCCTCTGCTACAACGACGAGGTGGCGTATCAGCTTGTGGAGCTTGCGCTCAGACGCGGCATCCGCGTGCCCGAGGATCTTTCTGTGGTCGGAATCGATGATTCGTACCTCGCCGGCGTAGGCCGGGTGCCGCTCACATCCTTCCCTCATCCGAAGGAGCAGCTCGGAAGGAAGGTCGCCTCGAATCTGATGCAGATGCTCAGGCAGCCGGTGTTTGACGGCAGCTGCCTATTCGGGAGCGAGCCGGTATACCGGGATTCGGTCTGGGATCTTCGGAGACAGAGGATTTACAGAGGACCGGATACGGCGGAGAAGGACGGATGA